The sequence below is a genomic window from Rudanella lutea DSM 19387.
TAAGCCCCTAAGCCGTATTGCTTGCGGTACCAGAGCAGATTGGAAACGTGCATCTGCGTCCGAAACCGGTTGATATGCGACAGATCGGGCTGCCGATAATCGTCCTGACTACCGTATTCGAGGTGAATGATGAAGGCATCGTGCAGTGTTAGCAGTTTACCCGCCTTCCCGAGCCGGTTACTCCACTCACTATCTTCGCCATACATAAAAAAGCTCTCTTCCAACGCCCCCACTTTGGCAATCACCGAGGGCCGTGTCATGAGGCAGGCACCCGACAGCCACTGTACCTGATCGGGCTCGCTGTACACGGGATCGGGAATGAGCCGATGCACCAGTTTGAGCATAAAGGGGGTGTGGGGAAAAATAAAGAAATGCCGACGCAACTGCGAAAACGACGTAAAGATGGCATGGTGTACCTGCCGGTCGCGGTTTATCTGCATCGGGCAAACGGCCGCTACCTCCGGTCGGGTATCCAGCACCTCCACCAGCTGAGCCAGCACATCGTTGATCAGCAGGGTATCCGAATTAAGCAAAAAAACGTACCGACCCCGTGCATTCTCGATTCCCCGGTTACTGGCCCGGCTGAACCCCGAATTATACCCCATCTGAAACCAGCGTACTTCCGGAAATTCCTTTAAAACCTGGCTCTCACTATCATCGCCCGAGTCGTTATCGACCACGAGCACTTCAAAGGTGACCGCTTTGGTGTATTGGTAGAGCGTCTGCAGGCAATCACAAATCAGGCGCGGGGTTTTATAATTAACAATGATGACCGATACGTCTATCAAAACAAGTAGAGTTGACTGGTAAGACGACAAAGCTACAGCGGAATCTTTTTCGGCAATAATGACCGTTTACTAAAAAGGCCCTAGCGCAACAGGCAGGGCTTTTTCGGTCTCATTTTTTTTGTTTACGGCTCCGGGCAAGGCCCCCGACCGCGCCGTTTTCGGGCTGGTAATGCGCGCAAGTATCTGTTTCGCAGCACAACGTAAATAGGCCCCGGTATAGGTCAGGGATGGGGGGCGGGCAGGCGACTCAGCCGTTCTTTCAGTTCGCGCAGACGAGCCCGCTGCATGACAAACTCGGTTTTACCGTCGGTTAGCCGGACAATGTACTTATCGTTCTCCCAAAACGAATAATTTTTGAGAAACGCCAGATTGAGCAACACTGAGCGGTTGATCCGGTAAAACTGTTGCGGGTCGAGTTCGGCTTCCAGTTCGCTGAGGGTTTTCCGAAGCTGGTACGTGCGTCCGGCCGTGTAGGCCAGGTAGTTCTTGTTTTCGACCTCAATGTACCAGATTCCGCCCACCGGCACGAGGGTTTCGCCTTCGTCGTCGGTAGCTTCCACAACAGAAGGGTAAGCCGGGGGCTGGGCAACCGATGCCGATGATTCGGCCGGATCGGGGGCCGCCTGTTGGCGCAGGCTTTCAAACTGCCCTTTCTGGTAGTCGTTGTAGTCCAGAAACAGGTTCAGATTCACAAATCCGTACCCTACCAGCAGAAACGGCAACAGGTAGTTAGCGTACATCCGCCCCGTGAAAAAATACTCCGGGAAATACTGCTCCCAGCTATACACCGGAAAGAACACGGCTAAGTACCGTAATGTGTTGGTGATAGGCCCGAACACCAGAATACCGCCCAGAAAGACGGGTAGCAGCGTCAGCTCGTACCGGAGTACCCCACCGAGCGTGGGTTCGATGCTCCGAATCCTGAGCACCCGCACGTACCAGAGCGTGAGCCGCACAAAGATGAAGACCGATACCAGCTCGAACAGGTAATAGTAGCCCAGCAGCATTTTTAGGTAATGCCCTACGTTGCCCCGGCGAAGGGGCGCAAAGTCGCTTCCTTCGCTGCGCTGAAGCGTCATGAGCTGATAAAGCAGGATGCCGATCAGCGTAATCACCAGAAAAAGCTTCCACTGACGCCTGGTTCGGAATGTTATCGGAATGCGGTTCGGCTCGGTCATTTCCAAAGGTAAAAATACACCCGTATTTCGGGCAACTTTGACGGCATTTCGCGCCGATTCAGGCGTGCGAAAGCCTTGTTTCGGGCCCTAAAGGCCGTATCTGGCTCCGAGGCACTTGCCCTCCCGGCGGCCGGGCGCTTAGGTTTGCATCGTCGGCGGTGAAAGACAATCCACGCCGAAACAGCACAAACCAAGCTTACTACTACAGCCATGAGCCTCTTCAAATTCACCCTGCTTACCCTGGTTGCTTACTGCCTCAGCCTTTTTTTCGCTCTCGCCCAAACCGGCCCCGCCCCTGAGCCGGTATCCGGGCGCGTTCAAACTTCCGACGGGCAACCACTGGCATACGTTAGCATCGGGATTCCAGGCACGCCCATCGGCACGGTTTCAAACGAACAGGGCCTGTTTACACTCACTCTAAAGCCTGACACCAACCCGACCGATTCGGTCCGTTTTAGCCTGTTGGGCTACCACACGCTGAGCCTCACGCTGGCAACGCTTCGTGGGCAGGGAAACACCAACCGAGCCGTTGTTTTAACCGAAAAGGCCGAGCAACTCGCCGAAGTACGTGTGATGGCCACTACCAACAAAACCATTGGTAACCGCCGGATCCGGACAAATATGAATACCAATCTGATGATTGAGGGCCAACCGAGCCAGAACCTGGGTTCGGAAGTAGGCCGACGCTTTAACCTGCCCAACAAAACCCACCTGATAACCCAGTATCGGGCTTACGTTCAGAGCAACTTCAACTCGGTTACGCTGCGTATCAATATCTACGAAGCTCGTTCTATGCGGCCCTTGCTCACCCGTAACGTGTACGTAACCCTCCCGGCGAAACACAACGACTGGATTGATGTAGACCTGGAGCCGTATCGGATTGTGGCTAAGGGCGACGTGATAGCGAGCGTGCAGTGGGTAGGTAGCGAAGGGAAAGGTACCTATCTGGCCCTGCCTATTCTGATGCCTGCCATGGCCACGCACCACTACCGGTATGGCAGCCAAAACCGCTGGAAAACGTTCCGGGGCATGAGCACCGCCATGACCCTCGAATTTGCCCCAATCAATGTGGCTGACACCACACCTGAATCGAGCACGGTAGCCCGACAATAACCCACACACCAACAATCAATCCACAAAAGCCCTGTCTGCCATGAGAAAGCCCTTAACCTTCACCCTGGTCATTATTGGTGCTGTATCCCTGATTCATTTCGGACGCCAGCCGATCATGACCGCCCTCGGCTACGATACCGCCCGTACCTACACACTGCTCGAATATACCGTTTACCGGGTCGTGTGGGATCTGCTACTGCCAGCTCTGGTACTGGCCGCTCTGCATGGCCCCCGCCAGGTACTGGCCGAACTGGGCTGGCAGGCTAATCTACCCAAAGGCCTGGCCATTGGCGCTTTGTTTACGTTACCCATGCTTGTGGGTTTCGGGCTGGCCTTTACCCCCGTCGACCGGCCTGCTACCGATTTGCTACTCAAATTTTACACTGGTTCGTTCTGGGCGGGGCTGGCCGAAGAGACCTTTTACCGGGCCTTTCTGTTCGGGCAACTGTACCGCCACGGCCGCTGGCCATTCTGGCTGGCCGCTATTGCACAGGGGCTCTTTTTCGGACTAGGGCATCTGTATCAGGCCAATGAGCCAGTGCAGGCCCTGGGTATCTTCGGCATTACGGCGTTAGGTGGCATCTGGTTCGCGTGGCTATGGACCAGCTGGCGCAACCTGTGGGTTCCGATGGCAACCCATATCCTGATGAACGCCTGGTGGGGGCTCTTTGCCGTCGACAACACGGCGCTGGGTGGCTGGGTAGCCAATGGTTGCCGGGTAGCCACCATCGGGTTTTCGATCTGGCTCACGGTCAAGATGTTGCGCCAACAGGGGCGCACGCTCCGGGTGGGGCAACGCGAGCCAGAAACCGGAGCCGTTGGGGTGTAGGTAAAGCGTAATAGAATGCGTACTGGATTTGACCACACAGCGCCACCTGGATTAGCGAATTGAAATAAAGCCCAGGAAGGGGGTAGCCATTCCCTTTGACGAAACAACCTCATCAAAACGAACCAAAAAACAAGTACCTTATGGGCAATTTCTTAAACTCACCCTTTCACGAAATCCCAACGCCATGAACCGCATTTTACTGGTCCTGATTATCCTCCTCGGCAGGCAAGCTTTTGCCCAGGAGCTCTGTGAAGTAACTCAGGATGAAACCGGTCGAATCATATCCACCTGCACGATTTACAATCAATCGCAGGTCTCAGGAGCCGTGCCCTTCCCCAGTCATGCCCAGCGAAAGTATCTGGGCACTCGATACCTCACGTATCCAACCTGGGGCAAGGGAAAGATCCAAATCGATCCGGGAAGCCCCGAAATTCCCTGCGAGCTGGCTTTCGATATGGTTTCGAGCGATTTGCTTTGCAAACTTAACGGTGAGCTAACCGCTAATCACATTGCCCCCTATATGTTTGAGGTAGATGGCATGCGGTACTTCCGGCAGAACACCATACTGGCAGGGCAAAAAGCCGCTCATATCTACACAAACCTATTACATACAGGCGCCACCCAGTTGCTATTGAGTATGCAAAAAGTGCTGCTCGTTGAAAGCGTGCCTACCAATGGTTACACTAAAGCGAATGAGTTTGCCGGTACGTTTGCTCTCAAAAAAAACTATTTCGTTCAGAAAGGAGACGCCCGCCCTGAACTGATTGCCTTAACCAAAAGCGCCTTGCTAAAGGTCCTTTTCGAACAGGCCGATGCCCTTGCGAAATTTATCAGAACAGAAACCCTCACCGTTGATGAAGTAGCTCGCGTGCTCACGTATTACGACGAACTGAATGCCGAAGCGAATAAAACAAAACCGGCCCTGAGCGCCGAGCCGGTTTTTACCCAATTTCTGCACGATAATATCGTTTACCCAAGTCAGGGCTGGCTGAACCAGTTGTACGCCCGCGTGTACGTGGGCTTCGACGTAAGTTCGGCCGGGCGTCTGGAAAACATCACGCTGCTGAGCCCAACAAATGTTGGCTATGGCTTTGATTTGGCCGTTACGCAGGGGCTTGGAAAATACCTCAAGCTCAAAACTACCTATGCTGGCAGCTATGTTCTGCCGGTGGCGTTTACGCTCACCAACCTCAAAGACAGGCAGACAGCCTACACACCTATCAACAAACTGGACGAAAGTCGTTTGGGAAACCGGACCGTGCTGGAAGAGTTGGTGGTCCCGGTCACGATCAAAAAGTCGGTTGAAAAACCTCGGGAAATCTGGGGGTATTATGACTAATCGGCCAGAGGCAGTGTGGAGGGGTAGCCGAAAGCCAACCCCTCCACATTTTCAATAACCAGCCGCTTGCCCGTCTTTGCGCGACTCGGTGGCCCCGTGGTAGACCTTGTTCTTCACATCGAGCATAATGGCCTGATACCCGCCGTAGCTACCCAACCCGTAACCGATTTTGTGGCCTTTACGCATCAGTTCGCGGATGGTTTCATACGGGTACCCCGACTCCAGGGTAATCTCGCCCGCCTATCACACCAATACTCATAAACGACTACACCGCTTTGGATCGGCTACGGTCAGTTAAATAGTCAGGTTTGTGCCCAACAAGCCAAACACTTTATAGGAGAGACTTTTTAGTAAGACGGGTCTCGTCTGACAAGGCATAAATACCCCTGTTAAGTGGGTTGCGTAAAAATAAATTTTTCGTTACATATTATGTAACTATCTTTGTCTAATCAAAAAAATTAACATCCTTTCACCATACACAAGCATCTATTTGCTTTCTGTTTGTTAAGCAGTCTTGTCTTATCATGCCAGCAGGACTCCCTAACCCCATCGCAGGACTCTACCAAACCTGAGCCTTATCTTGTTTTTCAAGGCTTCAACGTAGTAAAACCAGCCAATGTTCCTCTTGAAGTTTTGACTTTTAAGACTAACAAAGAAGTTGCACAGTTTCTGGGAACCATCCCCAAAAATTCGCCAAATGGGCGTGAAGCAGTTGCTTCTGAAGTTTACGACCCTGAATTATTCTACAGAGTAGTAGAAAAGGTAGTGCGAAGTTATCCTGACCTCAGTAACAGACCCTACGTTTCCTCAGATAAACAGCGAATCCATAAAGATTTTCCCGCGATAATTACTGATGAGGACATATTAAAAAACTCAGATATCATTCTTGCCTACTATGAACGGTTAATGCAATTTGACTTAAGTGTTGAATTAGCTAAACTTCAGGAAGTTCAAAAAGGTGCAAGAATAGTAGACTATAATGCACCTGGGACAAATATATACGAACAAGCTCTTGTTAATCAACATCCGGCAGCAGGCCTTTCTATGCGCGATGCTCGATGGGACGCAGAAAGTTGGACTGATGAAAAATTTGCTACCCATATACCGGATAAGTGGCGGGGGAACGCTTTCAAACATATGGTTTGGAATGCACAGGGTGTAAAGAAAATGATTTGGCAGGGTTATAGTCAGTGGACAGCATATGATTTGACAAAGCAGTTTACAACAGCACATGAAAGAGACCCAAACGTTAACAATGGAAATCTTGACCCCAATAATATTGATACAGCGATGGACTTGCACAATAACGCGCAGGGAAGAAGCTACATGAAAAACAATATCAGTTGGGGGGTATTTGGACTGAGAAGTATGCCAAGTGAGAGTAGCATTAAAAACGACATGGCCAACCATTGTAATGATGATGTTAACCAGATTAGATACCTGACATCAGCGAGTGCCATTCTTGCTTTGACCTATGGCGATGTAAACGCTTTAGCTGACGCTAACTATGTGAGTTATCCAAACGCTGTAAGAATTCAGTAGTCGCAAAAGAGAGGAACTTATTAAAGTGCCCTCTCTTTTGTATTCATTTAGCTACCATAAATAGACTATGAAAACCTACCTCCTGGGGCTAATCTACAGCCTAACTTTTATCGTCTCGTACGCTCAGGCACAATCCCCTTCATCAACTCGCTTTTGGGTTAGTCCTGGGATTGGAAAAGCGACTTATCCGAGCATGATGATAGCAATGGCAATCGAACCGGCTAATACAAAAACCATCCTGTCAGGGCGTTTCTCTGTAAACGGAGAATGGATAATGCACGATACTCCGGGAATCAGAACAGCAGAATGGGGCCTTCTATACGGACGACGATTAAATAATATACTCGTTTCAGCAGGGGTATCTTATTTGTCTGGTGCCGCTCGTGGCAACTATTTATACACAGATCCTAATCCTTATTTGGGGACTGGTAAAGTCTATGAAAAGATTAATTACCAGACTATTGGCATACCTATGGAAGTACGGTATATAGCAGCTCTTAAGCATGTAGGAATT
It includes:
- a CDS encoding glycosyltransferase family 2 protein — protein: MIDVSVIIVNYKTPRLICDCLQTLYQYTKAVTFEVLVVDNDSGDDSESQVLKEFPEVRWFQMGYNSGFSRASNRGIENARGRYVFLLNSDTLLINDVLAQLVEVLDTRPEVAAVCPMQINRDRQVHHAIFTSFSQLRRHFFIFPHTPFMLKLVHRLIPDPVYSEPDQVQWLSGACLMTRPSVIAKVGALEESFFMYGEDSEWSNRLGKAGKLLTLHDAFIIHLEYGSQDDYRQPDLSHINRFRTQMHVSNLLWYRKQYGLGAYLLVMFHYISLVPIIFGWKMVVNLRQGRSPFYQLDNQTKFAKQLGVFLRFFWPTVFDRKGFYKV
- a CDS encoding LytTR family DNA-binding domain-containing protein, with protein sequence MTEPNRIPITFRTRRQWKLFLVITLIGILLYQLMTLQRSEGSDFAPLRRGNVGHYLKMLLGYYYLFELVSVFIFVRLTLWYVRVLRIRSIEPTLGGVLRYELTLLPVFLGGILVFGPITNTLRYLAVFFPVYSWEQYFPEYFFTGRMYANYLLPFLLVGYGFVNLNLFLDYNDYQKGQFESLRQQAAPDPAESSASVAQPPAYPSVVEATDDEGETLVPVGGIWYIEVENKNYLAYTAGRTYQLRKTLSELEAELDPQQFYRINRSVLLNLAFLKNYSFWENDKYIVRLTDGKTEFVMQRARLRELKERLSRLPAPHP
- a CDS encoding carboxypeptidase-like regulatory domain-containing protein, translating into MSLFKFTLLTLVAYCLSLFFALAQTGPAPEPVSGRVQTSDGQPLAYVSIGIPGTPIGTVSNEQGLFTLTLKPDTNPTDSVRFSLLGYHTLSLTLATLRGQGNTNRAVVLTEKAEQLAEVRVMATTNKTIGNRRIRTNMNTNLMIEGQPSQNLGSEVGRRFNLPNKTHLITQYRAYVQSNFNSVTLRINIYEARSMRPLLTRNVYVTLPAKHNDWIDVDLEPYRIVAKGDVIASVQWVGSEGKGTYLALPILMPAMATHHYRYGSQNRWKTFRGMSTAMTLEFAPINVADTTPESSTVARQ
- a CDS encoding CPBP family intramembrane glutamic endopeptidase produces the protein MRKPLTFTLVIIGAVSLIHFGRQPIMTALGYDTARTYTLLEYTVYRVVWDLLLPALVLAALHGPRQVLAELGWQANLPKGLAIGALFTLPMLVGFGLAFTPVDRPATDLLLKFYTGSFWAGLAEETFYRAFLFGQLYRHGRWPFWLAAIAQGLFFGLGHLYQANEPVQALGIFGITALGGIWFAWLWTSWRNLWVPMATHILMNAWWGLFAVDNTALGGWVANGCRVATIGFSIWLTVKMLRQQGRTLRVGQREPETGAVGV
- a CDS encoding DUF6973 domain-containing protein gives rise to the protein MLSSLVLSCQQDSLTPSQDSTKPEPYLVFQGFNVVKPANVPLEVLTFKTNKEVAQFLGTIPKNSPNGREAVASEVYDPELFYRVVEKVVRSYPDLSNRPYVSSDKQRIHKDFPAIITDEDILKNSDIILAYYERLMQFDLSVELAKLQEVQKGARIVDYNAPGTNIYEQALVNQHPAAGLSMRDARWDAESWTDEKFATHIPDKWRGNAFKHMVWNAQGVKKMIWQGYSQWTAYDLTKQFTTAHERDPNVNNGNLDPNNIDTAMDLHNNAQGRSYMKNNISWGVFGLRSMPSESSIKNDMANHCNDDVNQIRYLTSASAILALTYGDVNALADANYVSYPNAVRIQ